CGTTGATGCGCTGGCGCAAAATCAGCTCGCGGTAGGCGTTCTCCTGAAGCAGCTTCACCAGCGGATCAGACTCCAGCGCCAGGGTGCGGGCGATGGCCGCCTGCTGGTCTGCCGGGTAGAGGGAAATCAGCGTGGCCTTGCGCTCGGCCAGCAGGGTTTCATAGTCCAGCGCCTCCACCACATCCGGGGCGGGGAGCTGGCTCAAGTCGATGGTTGGCATAGTCAGCTCACGGGTACGGTAAGAGAAAACCCTTGCGCGGTGTTGGTGCGGTTGCCGGTAATCTCCACAACCATGCCGCCGTCAAAGGTCGATTCATAACTGATGGCCGTCAGCGTGATGCGCGGCTCCCATTGCAGGATGGCCGTGTAGCAGGCCGACATAATTTGCAGGCGCAGCGCGGCGTTTTGCGGCTGGTCAATCAGCGCAGATAACAGCGAGCCGTAGGTGCGGCGCATCACGCGGGTGCCGATTGGCGTCAGCAAGATGTCACGCACCGACTGGCGGATATGCTCAAGGTCAGCCACGGCCTTGCCGCTCTCCCGGCTCATGCCGATATAGTTTTCTGTGCTCATTGCGGGCCGCCTGATGTGCTGCCGCCGCTCTGTACGCCGCCGTGTTTATGGGCGTCCACGACAATGCCGTTTGAGCTGAAGCGGCCGCCGCTGTGCGTGACATTGCCCTTCATCGTGCCGCCTTCGGTGACTTCCAGCGTGGCCGCCTTCAGGTGCTGCGTGCATTCCACTTCCGGCGTATCGAGGGTGATTTTCGTGGCCGCCTTAATCAGCCCGGATTGGATGCCTTCAGCCCTCAGCGCGCCGGTTTCCGGCTCATACTCAATCACCGCGCCATCCGGGAACAACAAGTGAACCGCGTCCGCCGAGGCGGACGGGGCCGGGAACTGGTCAGAGAAAATGCCCGGCAGCACAAAGGCCGTATCCAGCTCGCCGCCCAGGGCCAGTACCAGCACT
The nucleotide sequence above comes from Nissabacter sp. SGAir0207. Encoded proteins:
- a CDS encoding GPW/gp25 family protein, whose product is MSTENYIGMSRESGKAVADLEHIRQSVRDILLTPIGTRVMRRTYGSLLSALIDQPQNAALRLQIMSACYTAILQWEPRITLTAISYESTFDGGMVVEITGNRTNTAQGFSLTVPVS
- a CDS encoding phage baseplate assembly protein V → MNEKLSDIQRLLRNLIRIGTVSAVNVEAGLCRVETGGNLTTWLHWLTSRAGQVRTWHAPSVGEQVLVLALGGELDTAFVLPGIFSDQFPAPSASADAVHLLFPDGAVIEYEPETGALRAEGIQSGLIKAATKITLDTPEVECTQHLKAATLEVTEGGTMKGNVTHSGGRFSSNGIVVDAHKHGGVQSGGSTSGGPQ